The proteins below are encoded in one region of Colletotrichum lupini chromosome 5, complete sequence:
- a CDS encoding peptidase S41 family protein gives MNPRTRLSDVEAGERRRPSCRSNRRENLNSIYSVPDYHPTYLFVKLFVTGCRDAIIVHLGTSPRRSCFRKAYADNLAGNTYRTPCDFNTRKRMCRCTSSRRVVPLIQTQRNSSCDKAFNRHLGAPGESSERLSVPGVDVIEGLGQIRARVMKDKYKSQIEFALDIKRLFTQASDGHFNYNPALLNLFTFRSLNNLVSVSDDGLSVPRVYLISDFLKSYVNDTDVYDIKSIDDVPITEWLEAQSARVLTQDPDAKYNSLFNTNPATEFQGVGNEFVLRFPGHCPDKQVIKFTNGTEYVDQLVAIVGESLVEYLSSAEAIHSKVELPPTSTSSVASSSSATSSSTSSATPTTTQIPGYPLPVSKHASDWISTYFLNGSYGDTAVLAVSSFAPSDIDTANSTFEIAEARRVVDVFLKKAKEAGKKKLVIDLQANGGGFIAAGFQLYNQLFPKTTDIWDGNRIRAHEAFDAIGLTAQEASPDTLADLVSNVLNDKLEPFNTWEDLYGPEVIAGQNVTNLLRYNQTRIGYPKSTGDQVFLPENIVVITDGICASTCTIFTGLLVREQGVRTIALGGRPSEAPMQAIGGVEGSEVLDWPSLQAAIMQVASDAIAANETDILEAAFDVLPDLGDPPLLPTLAKSGGSFNYRNAYARKRPDGFPEQFIYEAANCRLFYTSDMLTNITEIWTRSADSAWNKAKCVAGSTVSNDGIISNDILPYSDKVIGMNLEYKGPGSLSYKGPYEPPSPYVQKHTNSKRSIVEQLNVPENFVYEPTKHKIGDLKEYLAQNMPEDFKYEQKDKIAISHTHLDRA, from the exons ATGAATCCCCGAACACGCTTGTCTGATGTCGAGGCTGGGGAAAGGAGGAGACCTAGCTGTCGCTCAAATCGACG CGAGAATCTGAATAGCATCTACAGCGTCCCGGATTATCATCCTACTTACTTGTTCGTAAAACTATTTGTTACCGGTTGTCGAGATGCGATCATCGTTCACCTGGGCACTAGCCCTCGCAGGAGCTGCTTCCGCAAAGCCTACGCAGACAACCTCGCAGGCAACACATACCGGACACCATGCGACTTCAACACCCGCAAACGCATGTGCCGTTGCACAAGCAGCCGCAGAGTCGTTCCTCTCATCCAGACCCAGCGCAACAGCAGCTGCGATAAAGCCTTCAATCGC CACCTTGGAGCCCCTGGCGAATCCTCCGAAAGGCTATCTGTTCCCGGTGTGGATGTTATTGAGGGACTCGGCCAGATCCGAGCCCGTGTGATGAAAGACAAGTACAAGAGCCAGATCGAGTTTGCGCTCGATATCAAGCGGCTG TTTACCCAAGCTTCTGATGGCCACTTCAACTACAACCCGGCCCTTCTCAACCTCTTCACGTTCCGCAGTCTGAACAACCTTGTTTCCGTTTCTGATGACGGTCTCAGCGTTCCGAGAGTGTATCTCATCAGTGACTTCCTCAAGTCTTATGTCAATGACACTGATGTCTATGATATCAAGAGCATCGATGATGTCCCAATCACTGAGTGGCTTGAGGCGCAGTCTGCCCGAGTCCTCACCCAGGATCCTGACGCCAAATACAACTCCCTCTTCAACACCAACCCTGCCACGGAGTTCCAAGGTGTTGGCAACGAATTTGTTTTACGCTTCCCTGGGCATTGCCCGGACAAGCAGGTGATCAAGTTCACCAACGGCACCGAGTACGTTGATCAGCTCGTAGCCATTGTCGGTGAATCGTTGGTCGAGTATCTCAGCAGTGCCGAGGCCATTCACTCCAAGGTGGAGCTGCCCCCAACCAGCACCAGCTCTGTTGCGTCCTCCTCGTCCGCTACGTCCTCATCCACCTCCAGCGCAACACCTACCACGACCCAGATCCCGGGATACCCGTTGCCAGTGTCCAAGCACGCCAGTGACTGGATCTCTACGTACTTCCTCAACGGTTCCTATGGGGACACCGCCGTCCTAGCCGTGTCTTCTTTCGCTCCGTCCGATATCGACACTGCAAACAGTACCTTTGAAATTGCTGAGGCTAGACGTGTTGTTGATGTCTTCCTAAAGAAGGCTAAGGAGGCAGGCAAGAAGAAGCTCGTCATCGACCTCCAGGCCAATGGTGGTGGATTCATTGCCGCGGGTTTCCAGCTCTACAACCAGCTTTTCCCTAAGACCACAGATATCTGGGATGGAAACCGTATTCGTGCTCACGAGGCCTTTGACGCTATTGGACTGACCGCCCAAGAAGCTTCTCCCGATACTCTGGCAGACTTGGTTTCGAACGTACTCAACGATAAGCTTGAGCCCTTCAATACTTGGGAAGACCTCTACGGCCCGGAAGTGATTGCCGGACAGAATGTCACAAATCTATTGCGCTACAACCAGACTCGCATTGGGTACCCCAAGAGCACCGGGGACCAGGTCTTCCTGCCAGAAAACATTGTTGTCATCACCGACGGCATCTGCGCCTCTACTTGCACCATCTTCACGGGTCTCTTGGTTAGAGAACAGGGCGTCCGAACGATTGCCTTGGGAGGTCGCCCATCGGAGGCTCCGATGCAAGCCATCGGCGGTGTCGAGGGTTCAGAAGTCCTCGACTGGCCGTCTTTGCAGGCTGCTATCATGCAGGTTGCCAGCGACGCCATTGCTGCTAACGAGACCGATATTCTCGAGGCAGCATTTGATGTCCTCCCTGACCTGGGCGACCCTCCTCTGCTTCCCACTCTCGCCAAGTCAGGTGGCAGTTTTAACTACCGTAACGCTTACGCTCGTAAGCGTCCGGATGGGTTCCCAGAGCAGTTCATTTATGAGGCTGCCAACTGTCGTTTGTTCTACACTTCGGATATGCTTACCAACATTACCGAGATCTGGACCCGCTCCGCCGACTCTGCATGGAACAAGGCCAAGTGCGTCGCCGGATCGACTGTCAGCAATGACGGTATCATCAGCAACGACATTCTGCCTTACAGTGACAAGGTAATTGGCATGAACTTGGAGTACAAGGGACCTGGTAGCCTGTCGTACAAGGGCCCCTACgagcctccttctccttatGTCCAGAAACACACCAACAGCAAGCGTTCCATTGTCGAGCAGCTCAATGTTCCCGAGAACTTTGTCTATGAACCCACCAAGCACAAGATTGGTGATCTGAAGGAGTATCTTGCTCAGAACATGCCGGAAGACTTCAAATACGAGCAGAAGGATAAGATTGCGATCAGCCACACTCACCTTGACCGGGCATAA
- a CDS encoding glucan 1,4-alpha-maltohexaosidase: MKWHWEHFGGTDWNQENERKSIYKIMGDHKEWSRSVGDEQGNADYMMFADIDYSHPEVQHDVKNWGTWITKELGLKGFRLDAVQHFSQRFTNEWIDNLRDEYGKDMFIVGEFWTAETEPMKEWLETMDHKFSLYDAPLVYNFSQISTSEGGDLRKVFDGSLVQEKPINAVTVVMNHDTQPGQTMDTKIEGFFKPLAYSLILLRQEGYPCPFYGDLYGMKKDAEPPSCGGKLADLMLARKLYAYGSQEDYWDDANCIGFVRRATWDKPDGLACVMSNKGPGEIRMAVGQEHIGERWTDLLGWEAGEVVIDDEGFGIFKCPGISVSVWVNKDAQGRARFPTNFDSNIYQE, from the coding sequence ATGAAGTGGCACTGGGAGCACTTTGGTGGCACCGATTGGAACCAGGAGAATGAGCGCAAGTCCATCTATAAGATTATGGGTGACCACAAAGAATGGTCTCGGTCTGTTGGCGACGAGCAGGGTAATGCCGACTACATGATGTTTGCCGACATTGACTACTCACACCCTGAGGTCCAACACGACGTCAAGAACTGGGGGACATGGATCACCAAGGAATTGGGTCTCAAGGGCTTCCGTCTCGACGCTGTGCAACACTTCAGTCAGCGGTTCACGAACGAGTGGATCGATAACTTGCGAGATGAGTACGGCAAAGACATGTTCATCGTCGGCGAGTTCTGGACCGCGGAGACCGAGCCGATGAAGGAGTGGCTGGAAACGATGGACCACAAATTCTCCCTTTACGACGCGCCTCTCGTCTACAACTTCAGTCAAATCAGCACCAGCGAAGGCGGTGATTTGAGAAAAGTCTTCGATGGCAGTCTTGTACAAGAGAAGCCCATCAATGCGGTCACTGTGGTAATGAACCACGACACACAACCAGGTCAAACCATGGACACGAAGATTGAAGGCTTCTTCAAACCCCTCGCGTACTCTCTCATCTTGCTCCGTCAGGAGGGCTATCCCTGTCCCTTTTATGGGGATCTATACGGGATGAAGAAGGACGCGGAGCCGCCATCCTGCGGGGGAAAACTTGCTGACTTGATGCTTGCTCGTAAGCTTTATGCATACGGTTCTCAGGAGGATTACTGGGATGATGCGAATTGTATTGGTTTCGTGAGGCGTGCAACCTGGGATAAACCTGACGGGCTTGCCTGTGTGATGAGCAATAAGGGCCCTGGCGAGATTCGCATGGCGGTTGGCCAGGAACACATCGGTGAGAGATGGACCGATTTGCTAGGCTGGGAGGCCGGCGAGGTGGTCATTGACGATGAGGGATTTGGCATCTTCAAGTGTCCAGGCATCTCGGTATCTGTATGGGTTAACAAAGATGCTCAAGGTCGTGCAAGGTTTCCTACCAACTTTGATTCGAACATCTATCAGGAATAG